One window of the Shewanella maritima genome contains the following:
- a CDS encoding PhoH family protein — translation MTNKVTTMNLYLEPSDTRRLSSLCGPFDDNIKQLERRLGVEIIHKNNHFTIVGMPRNALNANNLLKQLYVETQPMKGSTPDLEPDTVHLAIQEAIAIEADHSDTDKSLHIKTKRGVIKPRNPNQSAYVSNIARHDISFGIGPAGTGKTYLAVAAAVDALERQEIRRILLTRPAVEAGEKLGFLPGDLSQKVDPYLRPLYDALFEMLGFERVEKLIERNVIEVAPLAYMRGRTLNDAFIILDESQNTTVEQMKMFLTRIGFNSRAVITGDITQIDLPRSQKSGLRHAIEVLSKVPEISFNFFAAQDVVRHPVVARIVEAYEHFDRQQEREKDAKHKAYLARKQASEAEGQTSANASSANGATKIASETPVAAAEEPSAQADKSSQLKSES, via the coding sequence TTGACCAATAAAGTCACCACCATGAATTTGTATCTTGAGCCTTCAGATACCCGCCGCCTGTCTTCTCTTTGTGGTCCATTTGACGACAACATCAAGCAACTTGAGCGTCGTTTAGGTGTTGAAATTATTCATAAAAACAATCATTTCACCATTGTAGGTATGCCGCGAAATGCCCTCAATGCCAACAATTTGCTAAAACAGCTTTATGTTGAAACCCAGCCAATGAAAGGCTCAACCCCTGATTTAGAGCCTGATACTGTGCACCTAGCCATTCAAGAAGCCATTGCTATTGAAGCTGACCACAGTGATACAGACAAAAGCCTGCATATCAAAACCAAGCGCGGCGTGATCAAACCACGTAACCCAAATCAAAGTGCTTATGTAAGTAACATTGCTCGCCACGATATTAGCTTTGGTATTGGCCCTGCCGGTACAGGTAAAACTTACCTTGCGGTTGCCGCCGCAGTGGATGCATTAGAGCGTCAAGAAATTCGCCGTATCTTATTAACTCGCCCTGCGGTAGAAGCAGGTGAAAAACTGGGTTTCTTACCGGGCGATTTAAGCCAAAAGGTCGACCCTTATCTACGCCCACTTTATGACGCTCTATTTGAGATGCTCGGATTTGAGCGTGTAGAAAAACTGATTGAGCGTAACGTGATTGAAGTTGCTCCTCTTGCTTATATGCGCGGTCGCACACTAAACGATGCCTTTATTATTCTTGATGAAAGCCAAAACACTACGGTTGAGCAAATGAAAATGTTCCTCACCCGTATTGGCTTTAACTCGCGCGCGGTGATCACAGGTGACATCACCCAAATCGATTTACCTCGTAGCCAAAAGTCTGGTCTGCGCCACGCCATTGAAGTGTTAAGCAAGGTGCCTGAAATCAGCTTTAACTTCTTTGCTGCGCAAGATGTAGTGCGTCACCCAGTTGTCGCGCGCATTGTCGAAGCTTATGAGCACTTTGATCGTCAGCAAGAGCGTGAAAAAGATGCCAAACACAAGGCTTACCTTGCGCGCAAGCAAGCCAGTGAAGCTGAAGGCCAAACTAGTGCTAATGCTAGTAGTGCTAATGGCGCGACAAAAATCGCCAGCGAAACGCCTGTAGCAGCCGCAGAAGAGCCTTCAGCTCAAGCGGACAAGTCTTCACAACTGAAGAGCGAAAGCTAA
- a CDS encoding FAD-dependent monooxygenase, with protein MQDGSSAEQLNAQQATQYDVVIVGGGMVGAASAVGIGQLGLRVAVIEAHEPQAYTPEQPLDVRVSAISVASANLLDRLGVMHNLLALRHVAYTGLETWELDGFITQFSAEQIGEQKLGYFFENRLIQLALWQQIATMDNVDILCPRKVSSISRSYAQDNQAVAIGVANKDGVKNAQLTITLDRGEQLSTKLLVGADGANSQVRQWAGIGITGWDYAQSAMLINIKLSQAIEPVTWQQFTPEGPRSLLPLPDNHASLVWYDSPVRIKQLSQLSNLQLGAQIRQHFPSRLPQDFEVVDKGSFPLTRRHAQQYYIDNAVLVGDAAHTINPLAGQGVNIGFKDVDVLIAQIADAIGNNQPWHSNHVLKQYQCKRYADNQLMMSAMDAFYAGFSNDLLPLKLLRNGALKLANIDTPIKRKVLKYAIGL; from the coding sequence ATGCAAGATGGTTCTTCAGCTGAGCAGCTAAATGCTCAACAAGCAACACAATATGATGTGGTCATTGTTGGCGGAGGCATGGTTGGTGCTGCCAGCGCAGTGGGCATTGGTCAGCTCGGCCTTCGAGTTGCAGTTATCGAAGCGCATGAGCCGCAAGCATATACACCTGAGCAGCCACTGGATGTTCGGGTTTCAGCGATTAGCGTGGCATCAGCCAATTTGCTCGATCGTTTGGGCGTAATGCACAACCTGCTGGCGCTGCGGCATGTCGCCTATACAGGGCTAGAAACCTGGGAGCTTGATGGCTTTATTACTCAATTCAGTGCTGAGCAAATCGGCGAGCAAAAACTGGGTTACTTTTTTGAGAACCGCCTTATCCAATTAGCGTTATGGCAGCAAATAGCAACTATGGATAATGTTGATATACTGTGTCCGCGCAAAGTATCGAGTATTAGCCGCAGCTATGCTCAAGATAATCAAGCGGTAGCCATTGGTGTTGCAAATAAGGATGGCGTAAAGAATGCGCAACTGACCATTACATTAGACAGAGGAGAGCAACTTAGCACCAAGCTGCTTGTAGGGGCTGATGGCGCAAACTCGCAAGTCCGTCAATGGGCGGGCATAGGTATAACGGGTTGGGATTATGCGCAGTCAGCTATGTTGATTAACATTAAGTTGTCGCAAGCCATAGAACCTGTCACCTGGCAGCAATTTACGCCAGAAGGACCAAGAAGCTTATTGCCTCTGCCAGATAACCATGCATCTTTGGTGTGGTATGACTCACCTGTACGTATCAAACAATTATCACAATTATCCAACTTGCAGCTAGGTGCACAAATTCGTCAGCACTTTCCAAGTCGCCTACCACAGGACTTTGAGGTAGTTGATAAAGGTAGTTTTCCGCTAACTCGGCGTCATGCGCAGCAATACTATATTGATAATGCCGTGCTAGTAGGGGACGCTGCCCACACCATCAACCCACTTGCTGGTCAAGGCGTGAATATTGGCTTTAAAGATGTCGATGTATTAATTGCACAAATTGCCGATGCCATTGGTAATAATCAGCCCTGGCATAGCAATCACGTGCTTAAACAATACCAGTGCAAACGCTATGCTGATAACCAATTAATGATGAGCGCTATGGATGCGTTTTACGCTGGCTTTAGTAATGACCTATTACCATTGAAGCTGCTACGTAACGGCGCATTAAAGCTTGCCAATATCGATACCCCAATAAAGCGCAAAGTGCTCAAATACGCAATTGGGCTGTAG
- the ybeY gene encoding rRNA maturation RNase YbeY: protein MSLQLDLDLQVATDATNIPSQQDFELWATTAIDNAMTQAELTIRLVDSDESQSLNRNYRGKDKPTNVLSFPFEAPPEVELPLLGDLIICVSVVEQEAKAQNKSLQAHWAHMVIHGGLHLLGYDHIIDAEAEEMEALETQLIQGLGYDNPYKEI from the coding sequence ATGTCACTGCAATTAGACTTGGACCTACAAGTTGCCACCGACGCTACAAATATCCCGAGCCAACAGGACTTTGAACTGTGGGCGACTACCGCTATTGACAACGCGATGACACAAGCCGAGTTGACTATTCGTTTAGTTGATAGTGACGAGAGCCAAAGCCTTAACCGCAACTATCGCGGCAAAGACAAGCCAACCAATGTGTTGTCGTTTCCATTTGAAGCGCCACCAGAGGTTGAATTGCCACTACTTGGCGACCTAATTATCTGTGTTAGCGTGGTTGAACAGGAAGCCAAAGCACAAAATAAAAGCTTACAAGCCCATTGGGCGCATATGGTCATCCACGGCGGCTTGCATTTGCTAGGGTATGACCATATTATCGACGCTGAAGCCGAGGAAATGGAAGCGCTAGAAACGCAGCTAATCCAAGGCCTAGGTTATGACAATCCATACAAGGAAATCTAA
- the miaB gene encoding tRNA (N6-isopentenyl adenosine(37)-C2)-methylthiotransferase MiaB, translating to MSKKLHIKTWGCQMNEYDSSKMADLLDDYQGYTLTEDATEADVLLLNTCSIREKAQEKVFHQLGRWKNLKDKKPELIIGVGGCVASQEGKAIKERAQCVDIVFGPQTLHRLPEMINQVENGQKAVIDISFPEIEKFDRLPEPRAEGPTAFVSIMEGCSKYCSFCVVPYTRGEEVSRPVDDVILEIAQLAEQGVREVNLLGQNVNAYRGATHDDDICTFAELLRLVASIDGIDRLRFTTSHPIEFSQDIIDVYEDTPELVSFLHLPVQSGSDRILTQMKRGHMAIEFKSIARRLRKARPDIQISSDFIVGFPGETQQDFADTMKLIEEVNFDHSFSFIYSARPGTPAADLPDDVTEEEKKQRLAILQDRVTQQAMRYSRQMLGTVQRILVEGPSVKNPMELRGRTETNRVVNFEAPHTHIGSFVDVEIVDVYTNSLRGEFIRGEDEMDLRRSLRPSDILAKHKQDDDLGVSQFKPA from the coding sequence ATGAGTAAGAAACTTCATATCAAAACCTGGGGCTGTCAAATGAACGAGTATGACTCGTCTAAGATGGCTGACTTACTTGACGACTATCAAGGCTACACCTTGACAGAAGACGCGACAGAAGCAGATGTATTATTACTTAATACCTGTTCTATTCGCGAAAAAGCACAGGAAAAAGTGTTCCACCAACTTGGCCGTTGGAAGAACCTAAAAGATAAGAAGCCAGAGCTTATTATTGGCGTCGGTGGCTGCGTGGCATCCCAAGAAGGTAAAGCGATTAAAGAGCGCGCGCAGTGCGTCGACATAGTGTTTGGTCCGCAAACGCTGCACCGTTTACCTGAAATGATTAATCAGGTTGAAAACGGCCAAAAGGCTGTTATCGATATTAGCTTCCCAGAAATCGAGAAGTTTGATCGCCTTCCTGAGCCTCGCGCCGAAGGCCCAACTGCGTTTGTGTCTATCATGGAAGGCTGCAGCAAATACTGCTCTTTCTGCGTTGTACCATACACACGTGGTGAAGAAGTTAGCCGCCCAGTGGATGACGTCATTCTTGAAATTGCACAACTTGCCGAGCAAGGCGTGCGTGAAGTCAACCTACTTGGTCAAAACGTAAATGCGTATCGCGGCGCAACTCACGATGATGATATTTGTACTTTTGCCGAGCTACTGCGCCTGGTTGCGAGCATTGACGGTATTGACCGTCTACGTTTTACCACGAGCCACCCAATCGAATTCAGCCAAGATATCATTGATGTTTATGAAGATACGCCAGAGCTAGTTAGCTTCTTGCACTTGCCTGTGCAATCAGGCTCTGACCGCATTCTCACGCAAATGAAGCGTGGCCACATGGCAATTGAGTTTAAGTCAATTGCCCGTCGCCTACGTAAAGCGCGCCCTGACATTCAAATCAGCTCTGACTTTATTGTTGGTTTCCCTGGCGAAACCCAACAAGACTTTGCTGACACTATGAAGCTGATTGAAGAAGTTAACTTCGACCACAGCTTCAGCTTTATCTATAGTGCACGCCCTGGTACGCCTGCGGCAGATCTACCAGATGATGTGACCGAAGAAGAGAAAAAACAGCGCCTAGCTATTTTGCAAGACCGCGTCACTCAGCAAGCGATGCGTTACAGCCGTCAAATGCTAGGTACAGTGCAACGTATTTTAGTTGAAGGCCCATCGGTGAAAAATCCAATGGAACTTCGCGGCCGCACCGAAACCAACCGCGTAGTGAACTTTGAAGCGCCACACACGCATATTGGTAGTTTCGTTGATGTAGAAATCGTTGACGTATACACCAACTCTTTACGCGGCGAATTTATTCGTGGCGAAGATGAGATGGACCTACGTAGAAGCCTGCGTCCATCAGACATTCTTGCCAAACATAAGCAAGATGATGACTTAGGTGTGAGCCAATTTAAACCAGCATAA
- the corC gene encoding CNNM family magnesium/cobalt transport protein CorC (CorC(YbeX) belongs to the Cyclin M Mg2+ Exporter (CNNM) family, and was characterized as belonging to a set of three proteins, at least one of which must be present for CorA to function.), whose amino-acid sequence MNQLFQGEPQNREELVEVISDAEQRDLITEDTREMIKGVLEVTDLRVRDIMIPRAQIVTLQVDANVDQVLETVIESAHSRFPVVNEDKDHIEGILLAKDLIKYGFKQSDTPFSLAQIIRPAVVVPESKRVDVLLKEFRSQRYHMAIVVDEYGGVSGVVTIEDILEEIVGEIEDEFDHSSVEDTEIKRVGNSVFLVKALTEIDDFNAACGTQFSDEEFDTVGGLVSHAFGHLPERNESIIIDDIEFTVTNADSRRLNQLRVKLPDVSNNDTAAE is encoded by the coding sequence ATCAACCAATTATTCCAGGGCGAACCTCAAAATCGCGAAGAGTTAGTCGAGGTCATTTCTGACGCAGAGCAGCGCGACCTGATTACTGAAGACACCCGCGAAATGATTAAAGGTGTATTAGAGGTTACTGACCTGCGTGTTCGGGACATTATGATCCCAAGAGCACAAATCGTCACCCTACAAGTAGACGCAAACGTGGATCAAGTACTTGAGACCGTGATTGAGTCTGCTCACTCTCGTTTTCCTGTCGTCAATGAAGACAAGGATCATATCGAAGGCATCCTACTTGCCAAAGACCTAATTAAATACGGTTTCAAGCAATCAGACACGCCATTTTCGCTCGCGCAAATCATCCGCCCGGCGGTGGTTGTGCCAGAAAGTAAACGCGTTGATGTGCTGCTTAAAGAATTCCGCTCTCAACGTTATCACATGGCAATTGTTGTCGATGAATACGGCGGCGTGTCAGGTGTTGTCACCATTGAAGACATTCTTGAAGAAATTGTCGGTGAAATTGAAGATGAGTTTGACCACAGCTCAGTAGAAGATACTGAAATTAAACGCGTGGGCAACTCAGTATTCTTGGTTAAAGCTTTGACCGAAATTGATGACTTTAACGCGGCTTGTGGTACTCAATTTAGCGATGAAGAGTTCGACACCGTTGGCGGTCTAGTCTCGCACGCTTTTGGTCATCTACCTGAGCGCAACGAAAGCATCATTATTGATGACATTGAATTCACTGTGACCAATGCTGATAGTCGTCGCCTCAACCAACTAAGGGTAAAACTCCCTGACGTTAGCAACAACGACACGGCTGCCGAATAA